One genomic window of Bradyrhizobium sp. B124 includes the following:
- a CDS encoding DUF6489 family protein: MKVNVEIDCTPLEARQFFGLPDVAPMQNAVMDRLQQQMLSNIEKVSPEALLQSWFTFDPKLAERFQDMFVTMAGLGGMGKKDKK, encoded by the coding sequence ATGAAGGTCAACGTCGAGATAGATTGTACGCCCCTTGAAGCGCGGCAGTTCTTCGGCCTGCCGGACGTGGCACCGATGCAGAACGCGGTGATGGACAGGCTGCAGCAGCAGATGCTGTCGAACATCGAGAAGGTTTCGCCGGAAGCGTTGCTGCAAAGCTGGTTCACTTTCGATCCCAAGCTCGCCGAGCGCTTCCAGGACATGTTCGTGACGATGGCCGGCCTCGGCGGCATGGGCAAAAAGGACAAGAAATAG
- a CDS encoding alpha/beta fold hydrolase — MLAEARGVLELNSSLLLSPLLMQAPKGDGHPVLALPGFLASDLSMAPMRRYLKELGYDAYAWNMGRNFGGISSRRTALRDLLKRVHEASGRKVSIIGWSLGGVYARDLASQMPELVRSIITLGSPFADDIRATNATRLYELLSGEGVDDIPEIRAAIAGDMPVPATSIYSRTDGIVNWRTSRVRPSATAENVEVHFASHLGLGVNPAALWAIADRLAQPEGEFRHFGRSGPFAIAYGPAEQALS, encoded by the coding sequence ATGCTGGCGGAAGCGCGCGGCGTGCTCGAGCTGAATTCGAGCCTGCTGCTGTCGCCGCTGCTGATGCAGGCGCCGAAGGGCGACGGTCATCCGGTGCTGGCGCTGCCCGGCTTCCTCGCCAGCGACCTTTCGATGGCGCCGATGCGGCGCTATCTGAAGGAGCTCGGCTATGACGCCTACGCCTGGAACATGGGCCGCAATTTCGGCGGCATCTCCAGCAGGCGGACTGCGCTGCGCGACCTGCTGAAACGCGTCCATGAGGCGTCGGGGCGCAAGGTCTCGATCATCGGCTGGAGCCTCGGCGGCGTCTATGCGCGCGACCTGGCGTCGCAGATGCCTGAGCTGGTGCGCTCCATCATCACGCTGGGCAGCCCGTTCGCCGACGATATCCGCGCCACCAATGCGACCCGGCTGTACGAGCTGCTGTCCGGCGAGGGGGTGGACGATATTCCCGAGATTCGTGCGGCGATCGCCGGCGACATGCCGGTGCCGGCAACCTCGATCTATTCCCGCACCGACGGCATTGTGAACTGGCGGACCTCGCGGGTGCGGCCGTCGGCGACTGCCGAGAACGTCGAGGTGCACTTCGCCAGCCACCTCGGCCTCGGCGTCAACCCCGCGGCGCTGTGGGCGATCGCGGACCGGCTGGCGCAGCCGGAAGGCGAGTTCCGGCATTTTGGCCGCTCGGGCCCCTTTGCCATTGCCTATGGGCCGGCAGAACAGGCACTATCCTGA
- a CDS encoding wax ester/triacylglycerol synthase family O-acyltransferase — protein MSDAKKLSSLDASFLYLETPEMPMHVGSMAIFRLPDGYKGDFFEEFKAMIASRLHIAPILKARLQKAPLDIDHPSWVEDDQFDIDRHIFRASLPAPHDRATLERIVGWMHAKLLNRARPLWEFYVFEGMKDNEIGLYSKMHHACIDGGAGAALTSMIYDLTPVPRQIEPPSAKKVAQEPRDIAANLIDAYQQLWTQPFEAAATAQKSLELPRSGKSDLGSILFDNAMFQIESAVKFAGAMPTVLKSLSDVVAKIADPRSRESLQAMSSPPTILNKAISSERSFAGTSISLSRAKALAKASGGKLNDVVLALASGVVRRYLISQGALPNKSLTAGVPISLREEGNAESNNQVFGMICSIATDVEDPKKRLETIIAQSTKSKEMSHPLRALVPQVSNISLLGAPILVQVMALLYSRSDLSNVLPPATNITVSNVPGPRQTLYAAGAELLHIFPVSISTHGIALNITVQSYRDQLDFGFIVGANIIPHVQVMCDMLPLEFDALEAAFAPPPADIKGAAE, from the coding sequence ATGAGCGACGCCAAAAAGCTGTCCTCGCTGGACGCATCGTTTCTGTATCTGGAAACGCCGGAAATGCCGATGCATGTCGGCAGCATGGCGATCTTCCGGCTGCCCGACGGCTACAAGGGCGACTTCTTCGAGGAGTTCAAGGCGATGATCGCCTCGCGGCTGCACATTGCGCCGATCCTCAAGGCGCGTCTGCAGAAGGCGCCGCTCGACATCGATCATCCGTCCTGGGTCGAGGACGACCAGTTCGACATCGACCGCCACATCTTCCGCGCCAGCCTGCCCGCGCCGCACGACCGCGCGACGCTGGAGCGCATCGTCGGCTGGATGCACGCCAAGCTGTTGAACCGCGCCCGCCCGCTCTGGGAGTTCTACGTCTTCGAGGGCATGAAGGACAACGAGATCGGGCTTTATTCCAAGATGCACCACGCCTGCATCGACGGCGGCGCCGGCGCGGCGCTGACCAGCATGATCTACGACCTCACGCCGGTGCCCCGGCAGATCGAGCCGCCAAGCGCGAAAAAGGTCGCGCAGGAGCCGCGCGACATCGCGGCCAATTTGATCGACGCCTATCAGCAGCTCTGGACCCAGCCGTTCGAGGCGGCCGCCACCGCACAGAAGAGCCTGGAGCTGCCGCGCTCCGGCAAGAGCGACCTCGGCTCGATCCTGTTCGACAATGCCATGTTCCAGATCGAGAGCGCGGTGAAGTTCGCCGGCGCCATGCCGACCGTGCTCAAGAGCCTGTCCGACGTCGTCGCCAAGATCGCCGATCCGAGGTCGCGCGAGAGTCTGCAGGCGATGTCCTCGCCGCCGACCATCCTCAACAAGGCGATCTCGTCGGAGCGCAGCTTTGCCGGCACCTCGATCTCGCTGTCGCGCGCCAAGGCGCTGGCGAAGGCCTCGGGCGGCAAGCTCAACGACGTCGTGCTGGCGCTCGCCTCCGGCGTGGTGCGGCGCTATCTGATCAGCCAGGGCGCGCTGCCGAACAAGTCGCTGACGGCCGGCGTGCCGATCTCGCTGCGCGAGGAAGGCAACGCCGAATCCAACAACCAGGTGTTCGGCATGATCTGCTCGATCGCGACCGACGTCGAGGACCCGAAGAAGCGGCTCGAGACCATCATCGCGCAATCCACCAAGTCCAAGGAGATGTCGCATCCGCTGCGCGCCCTGGTGCCGCAGGTCTCCAACATCTCGCTGCTCGGCGCACCGATCCTGGTGCAGGTCATGGCGCTGCTCTACAGCCGCTCCGACCTGTCCAACGTGCTGCCGCCGGCGACCAACATCACGGTGTCGAACGTGCCGGGGCCGCGGCAGACGCTGTACGCGGCCGGCGCAGAGCTGCTGCACATCTTCCCGGTCTCGATCTCGACCCACGGGATCGCGCTCAACATCACCGTGCAGAGCTACCGCGATCAGCTCGATTTCGGCTTCATCGTCGGTGCCAACATCATTCCGCATGTGCAGGTGATGTGCGACATGCTGCCGCTCGAATTCGATGCACTCGAGGCGGCGTTCGCGCCGCCGCCTGCCGACATCAAGGGCGCGGCCGAATAG
- a CDS encoding alpha/beta hydrolase has product MIEMPPLQFAETNGIRMGFYEAGPKTDTPPVVLCHGWPELAFSWRHQIKALGEAGIRVIAPDQRGYGATDRPEPVEAYDMEHLTGDLVGLLDHLKIDKAIFVGHDWGGFVVWQMPLRHPSRVAGVVGVNTPHLNRAPMDPIALFRQRFGDQMYIVQFQDPAREPDRIFGSRVEQTFDAFMRKPAARPAGTPEEQPIAGVGASARLNLAFPQMIANYDAKHDPRTPILSADEKKVFVDTFTRTGFTGGINWYRNFTRNWERSAGLDHNVRVPSLMIMAENDAVLPPSAADGMEKLVPDLEKYLVHDSGHWTQQEKPDEVSAKLIEWRKRKFG; this is encoded by the coding sequence ATGATCGAAATGCCACCGCTGCAGTTCGCCGAGACCAACGGCATCCGCATGGGGTTTTACGAAGCTGGCCCCAAGACCGACACGCCGCCCGTGGTGTTGTGCCACGGCTGGCCAGAACTGGCGTTCTCCTGGCGCCACCAGATCAAGGCGCTGGGTGAGGCCGGCATCCGGGTGATTGCGCCCGATCAGCGCGGCTATGGCGCGACCGACCGGCCGGAACCGGTCGAAGCCTATGATATGGAGCACCTGACCGGCGATCTGGTCGGCCTGCTCGACCATCTCAAGATCGACAAGGCGATCTTCGTCGGCCACGACTGGGGCGGCTTTGTCGTCTGGCAGATGCCGCTCAGGCATCCGTCGCGGGTTGCCGGCGTCGTCGGCGTCAACACGCCGCATTTGAACCGCGCGCCGATGGATCCGATCGCGCTGTTCCGCCAGCGCTTCGGCGACCAGATGTACATCGTCCAGTTCCAGGATCCGGCGCGCGAGCCCGACCGCATCTTCGGCAGCCGCGTGGAGCAGACCTTCGACGCCTTCATGCGCAAGCCGGCGGCCCGCCCCGCAGGCACGCCGGAGGAACAGCCGATCGCCGGCGTCGGCGCCTCGGCGCGGCTGAACCTGGCGTTCCCGCAGATGATCGCGAACTACGACGCCAAGCACGATCCGCGGACGCCGATCTTGTCCGCGGATGAGAAGAAGGTGTTCGTCGACACCTTCACCAGGACCGGCTTCACCGGCGGCATCAACTGGTATCGCAACTTCACCCGCAACTGGGAACGTTCGGCGGGGCTGGACCACAATGTGCGGGTGCCGTCGCTGATGATCATGGCCGAGAACGACGCGGTGCTGCCGCCCTCGGCGGCCGACGGCATGGAGAAGCTGGTGCCGGACCTCGAAAAATATCTGGTCCACGACAGCGGCCATTGGACGCAGCAGGAAAAGCCGGACGAGGTCAGCGCCAAGCTGATCGAGTGGCGTAAGCGAAAATTCGGCTAG
- a CDS encoding cytochrome P450 → MASGNRLSPIPHPPTKPVVGNMLSLDSNAPVQHLVKLSKELGPIFWLDMMGAPIVIVSGHDLVDELSDEKRFDKAVRGSLRRVRAVGGDGLFTADTKEPNWSKAHNILMQPFGNRAMQSYHPSMVDIAEQLVKKWERLNADEEIEVVHDMTALTLDTIGLCGFDYRFNSFYRRDYHPFVESLVRSLETIMMTRGLPLEGLWMQKRRKTLADDVAFMNKMVDEIIAERRGNTDVTSDKKDMLAAMMTGVDRATGEQLDDVNIRYQINTFLIAGHETTSGLLSCTIYALLKHPEVLKKAYEEVDRVLGPDVDARPTYQQVTQLTYITQCLKEALRLWPPAPAYGIAPLSDETIGGKYKLKKNTFITILVMALHRDPSVWGPNPDVFDPENFSREAEAKRPINAWKPFGNGQRACIGRGFAMHEAALAIGMILQRFRLLDVHRYQMHLKETLTVKPDGFRIKVRPRDDRDRGAFAGSTGAVAAAPKAPRAPTTRPGHNTPMLVLYGSNLSSAEELATRMADLSEINGFATRLGPLDDYVGKLPEEGGVLIICASYNGAAPDNATQFVKWLETDLPKDAFAKVRYAVFGCGNSDWAATYQSVPRFIDEQLTKHGARAVYPRGEGDARSDLDGQFQKWFPEAAKVATKEFGIDWNFTRTAEDEPLYAIEPVAQGAVNTIVTQGGAVPMKVLANNELQNKEGAHPSERSTRHIEVELPASLKYRVGDHLSVVPRNDPTLVDSVARRFGFLPADQIRLQVSEGRRAQLPVGNAVSVGRLLTEFVELQQVATRKQIQIMAEHTRCPVTKPKLMAYVGDDEASAGRYRSEVLARRKSVFDLLEEYPACELPFHLYLEMLSLLAPRYYSISSSPAGEAQRCSATVGVVEAPASSGRGIYKGVCSNYLARRRAGDTVHATIKETKAGFRLPDDNAVPIIMIGPGTGLAPFRGFLQERAARKAKGATLGPAMLFFGCRHPEQDFIYADELKAFAADGVSELHTAFSRADGPKTYVQHLVAAQKDRVWELIEKGAIVYVCGDGSKMEPDVKATLMSIYRERTGADTDAAARWIEEMGTRNRYVLDVWAGG, encoded by the coding sequence ATGGCGTCCGGCAACAGACTGAGTCCGATTCCGCATCCACCGACGAAGCCGGTGGTCGGCAACATGCTGTCGCTGGATTCGAACGCGCCGGTGCAGCATCTGGTCAAGCTCTCCAAGGAGCTCGGACCGATCTTCTGGCTCGACATGATGGGTGCGCCGATCGTGATCGTCTCCGGTCACGATCTGGTCGACGAGCTCTCGGACGAGAAGCGCTTCGACAAGGCGGTACGCGGCTCGCTGCGCCGGGTGCGTGCGGTCGGCGGCGACGGGCTGTTCACCGCCGACACCAAGGAGCCGAACTGGAGCAAGGCGCACAACATCCTGATGCAGCCGTTCGGCAACCGCGCCATGCAGTCGTATCACCCGAGCATGGTCGATATCGCCGAGCAGCTCGTCAAGAAATGGGAGCGCCTCAATGCCGACGAGGAGATCGAGGTCGTCCACGACATGACGGCGCTGACCCTCGACACCATCGGGCTCTGCGGCTTCGACTACCGCTTCAATTCGTTCTACCGCCGCGACTACCACCCTTTCGTGGAATCGCTGGTGCGCTCGCTCGAAACCATCATGATGACCCGCGGCCTGCCGCTCGAGGGTCTGTGGATGCAGAAGCGGCGCAAGACACTCGCCGACGACGTCGCCTTCATGAACAAGATGGTCGACGAGATCATCGCCGAGCGGCGCGGCAACACGGACGTGACCAGCGACAAGAAGGACATGCTGGCGGCGATGATGACCGGCGTCGACCGCGCCACCGGCGAGCAGCTCGACGACGTCAACATCCGCTACCAGATCAACACCTTCCTGATCGCCGGCCACGAGACCACCAGCGGCCTGCTGTCGTGCACGATCTATGCGCTGTTGAAGCATCCCGAGGTGCTGAAGAAGGCCTATGAGGAGGTCGATCGCGTCCTCGGTCCCGATGTCGATGCGAGGCCGACCTATCAGCAGGTGACGCAGCTCACCTACATCACCCAATGCCTGAAGGAAGCGCTGCGGCTGTGGCCGCCGGCGCCGGCTTACGGCATTGCGCCGCTGAGCGACGAGACGATCGGCGGCAAGTACAAGCTGAAGAAGAACACCTTCATCACCATTCTGGTGATGGCGCTGCATCGCGATCCCAGCGTCTGGGGACCGAATCCCGACGTGTTCGATCCCGAGAATTTCAGCCGCGAGGCGGAGGCCAAGCGCCCGATCAATGCCTGGAAGCCGTTCGGCAACGGCCAGCGCGCCTGTATCGGCCGCGGCTTTGCCATGCACGAGGCCGCGCTCGCGATCGGGATGATCCTGCAGCGCTTCAGGCTACTCGACGTGCATCGCTACCAGATGCATCTGAAGGAGACGCTGACGGTCAAGCCCGACGGTTTCAGGATCAAGGTGCGGCCGCGCGACGACAGGGATCGCGGTGCGTTCGCCGGCAGCACGGGCGCCGTTGCGGCCGCGCCGAAGGCACCGCGCGCACCGACCACGCGCCCTGGCCACAACACGCCGATGCTGGTGCTGTACGGCTCCAACCTCAGTTCGGCCGAGGAGCTCGCGACCCGCATGGCCGATTTGTCGGAGATCAACGGTTTTGCGACCCGCCTTGGGCCGCTCGACGACTATGTCGGCAAGCTGCCGGAGGAGGGCGGCGTCCTGATCATCTGCGCCTCCTATAATGGCGCGGCGCCCGACAATGCGACGCAATTCGTCAAATGGCTTGAGACCGATCTGCCGAAGGACGCCTTCGCCAAGGTGCGCTATGCGGTGTTCGGCTGCGGCAACAGCGATTGGGCCGCGACCTACCAGTCGGTGCCGCGCTTCATCGACGAGCAATTGACCAAGCATGGCGCGCGCGCCGTCTATCCGCGCGGCGAGGGCGATGCGCGCAGCGATCTCGACGGCCAGTTCCAGAAATGGTTCCCGGAGGCCGCGAAGGTCGCGACCAAGGAATTCGGCATCGACTGGAATTTCACCCGCACCGCCGAGGACGAACCGCTCTATGCGATCGAGCCGGTGGCGCAGGGCGCGGTCAACACCATCGTGACGCAGGGCGGCGCGGTGCCGATGAAGGTGCTCGCCAACAACGAGCTCCAGAACAAGGAAGGTGCCCATCCGTCGGAACGCTCGACCCGGCATATCGAGGTCGAGCTGCCGGCCAGCCTGAAATACCGCGTCGGCGATCATCTCAGCGTGGTGCCGCGCAACGATCCGACCCTGGTCGATTCCGTTGCGCGCCGGTTCGGCTTCCTGCCGGCCGACCAGATCCGCCTGCAAGTCTCGGAAGGCCGCCGCGCGCAACTGCCGGTCGGCAACGCCGTGTCGGTCGGGCGGCTGCTCACCGAGTTCGTCGAGCTGCAGCAGGTCGCGACCCGCAAGCAGATCCAGATCATGGCCGAGCACACGCGCTGCCCGGTGACCAAGCCGAAGCTGATGGCCTATGTCGGCGACGACGAGGCTTCGGCCGGGCGCTATCGCTCCGAGGTGCTGGCCAGGCGCAAATCGGTGTTCGACCTGCTCGAGGAATATCCGGCCTGCGAGCTGCCGTTCCATCTCTACCTCGAAATGCTGTCGCTGCTGGCGCCGCGCTATTACTCGATCTCGTCGTCTCCGGCCGGCGAGGCGCAGCGCTGCAGCGCCACCGTCGGCGTCGTGGAAGCGCCTGCGAGCTCGGGACGCGGCATCTACAAGGGCGTCTGCTCGAACTATCTCGCGCGCCGCCGCGCCGGCGACACCGTCCACGCCACGATCAAGGAGACCAAGGCCGGCTTCCGCCTGCCTGACGACAACGCCGTGCCGATCATCATGATCGGGCCGGGCACCGGGCTCGCGCCGTTCCGCGGTTTCCTGCAGGAGCGCGCCGCGCGCAAGGCAAAGGGCGCGACGCTGGGCCCCGCAATGCTGTTCTTCGGCTGCCGTCATCCGGAGCAGGACTTCATCTATGCGGATGAGCTGAAGGCGTTCGCCGCCGATGGTGTCAGTGAACTCCATACCGCCTTTTCGCGCGCCGACGGGCCCAAGACCTATGTGCAGCACCTCGTCGCCGCGCAGAAGGATCGGGTCTGGGAGCTGATCGAGAAAGGCGCCATCGTCTATGTCTGCGGCGACGGCAGCAAGATGGAGCCCGACGTCAAGGCAACCCTGATGTCGATCTATCGCGAGCGCACCGGAGCCGACACCGATGCCGCCGCGCGCTGGATCGAAGAAATGGGCACCAGGAACCGCTACGTGCTCGACGTTTGGGCCGGCGGGTAG
- a CDS encoding spermidine synthase, with the protein MIPWEKIDTARIPGTEGELRLMRRGREFSIMLGTNELMNSRLSGSEAALATLAAKKIEKVAKPRFLIGGLGMGFTLRAALAVLAAEAEITVAELVPAVVAWARGPMAEIFGDSLNDPRVSIQEVDVADVIERNPRTYDAILLDVDNGPEGLTRKANDALYDISGLKIAHTALRRGGVLAVWSSGPNVKFPKSLSRAGFTVNEVAVRATGRGRGVRHVIWIAVKE; encoded by the coding sequence ATGATTCCCTGGGAAAAGATCGATACCGCGCGCATTCCCGGCACCGAAGGCGAATTGCGCCTGATGCGGCGCGGCCGCGAGTTCTCGATCATGCTCGGCACCAACGAGCTGATGAACAGCCGCCTGTCGGGCTCGGAAGCGGCACTGGCGACACTCGCGGCGAAGAAGATCGAGAAGGTCGCAAAGCCGCGTTTCCTGATCGGCGGCCTCGGCATGGGCTTTACGCTGCGGGCCGCGCTCGCCGTGCTTGCAGCCGAGGCGGAAATCACAGTGGCCGAGCTGGTGCCGGCTGTGGTCGCCTGGGCGAGAGGCCCGATGGCGGAGATCTTCGGCGACAGCCTGAACGATCCGCGCGTCAGCATCCAGGAGGTGGATGTCGCTGACGTGATCGAGCGCAATCCGCGCACCTACGATGCCATTCTCCTCGACGTCGATAACGGCCCCGAAGGCCTGACCCGCAAGGCCAATGACGCGCTGTATGACATCTCTGGACTGAAGATCGCCCACACGGCGCTGCGGCGCGGCGGCGTGCTCGCCGTCTGGTCGTCCGGTCCGAACGTCAAGTTCCCGAAATCGCTGTCCCGCGCCGGGTTCACCGTCAACGAAGTCGCCGTCCGCGCCACCGGCCGAGGCCGCGGCGTGCGCCACGTGATCTGGATCGCGGTCAAGGAGTAG
- a CDS encoding AraC family transcriptional regulator — MQATSNFGVQETHGILDRFQAEFRGSSEGLGWSTAYASVQRERPFDGHFHALSDNLMVLHRGGPVDITYVMDGKSVARQIPRGGVFFLPAGHACNVVLREALESTHIYLRSDLFAGRDGAASLIGGLAPMLGDQDAVLEHLAAAIGDTITGGLPASSLFVDPIAQAIANRFVAINFHKPSVEAGKHPNLLSVRQMARIREFVDTNLDSDIRLDQLAELCGRSTEYFVRLFKATSGISPYQYVLNLRIERARALLADETQSLADIALACGFSHQEHFTRMFRRFTGVTPGRYRRSH, encoded by the coding sequence ATGCAGGCGACGTCGAATTTTGGCGTGCAGGAGACGCACGGGATCCTGGACCGTTTCCAGGCCGAATTCCGCGGCTCGAGCGAAGGGCTCGGCTGGTCGACGGCGTATGCCTCGGTCCAGCGCGAGCGGCCGTTTGACGGGCACTTCCACGCGCTGTCGGACAATCTGATGGTGCTGCACCGGGGTGGCCCGGTCGACATCACCTATGTGATGGACGGCAAGTCGGTTGCCCGGCAGATCCCGCGCGGCGGGGTGTTCTTCCTGCCGGCCGGGCACGCCTGCAATGTGGTGCTGCGCGAGGCGCTGGAATCCACCCACATCTATCTGCGCTCCGACCTGTTCGCGGGCCGGGACGGGGCGGCGAGCCTGATCGGCGGGCTCGCGCCGATGCTCGGCGATCAGGATGCCGTGCTGGAGCATCTCGCCGCCGCGATCGGCGACACCATCACCGGCGGCCTGCCGGCCTCGTCGCTGTTCGTCGATCCGATCGCGCAGGCGATCGCCAACCGCTTCGTCGCGATCAATTTCCACAAGCCGAGCGTGGAGGCCGGCAAGCATCCGAACCTGCTGAGCGTCAGGCAGATGGCGCGGATCCGCGAGTTCGTCGACACCAATCTCGATAGCGATATCCGGCTCGACCAGCTGGCGGAGCTGTGCGGCCGCAGCACCGAATATTTCGTGCGCCTGTTCAAGGCGACCAGCGGCATCTCGCCCTACCAATACGTGCTCAATCTGCGCATCGAACGCGCCAGGGCGCTGCTCGCCGACGAGACGCAGAGCCTCGCCGACATCGCGCTGGCCTGCGGCTTCTCCCATCAGGAGCATTTTACGCGCATGTTCCGCCGCTTCACCGGCGTGACGCCGGGGCGATATCGGCGCAGCCACTAG